In the Halorussus salinus genome, CTACACCCACGCGTTCGGCGGGTACGCTGGCTCGCACGCCGAGTACGTCCGGGTGCCCCACGCCGACGCCAACTGCTTCGCGGTGCCCGACGAACTGAGCGACGAGCAGGCGCTGTTCGCCTCCGACGCGTGGCCCACCGGCTACATGGGCGCGGACTTCTGTGACATCGAGGAGGGCGACACGGTGGCGGTCTGGGGATGCGGCGGCGTGGGGCTGATGGCCCAACAGAGTGCCGCGCTGATGGGTGCCGAGCGCGTCGTCGGCATCGACCGGTTCCCGGAGCGACTCCGGATGGCCAGAAACGAGGCGGGGTCCGAGACCATCGACTACACCGAAGTAGACAGCGTCGTGGACGAACTTAAGGCGATGACCGGCGGGCGCGGCCCGGACGCCTGCATCGACGCGGTGGGGATGGAGGCCCACGGCACCGGCCCGATGCACGCCTACGACGAGGCCAAACAGCGAATGCGACTCCACACCGACCGCGGCGAGGCGCTCCGGCAGGCGATGGTCGCCTGTCGGAAGGGCGGTACGCTCTCGATTCTGGGCGTCTACGGCGTGATGGACAAGTTCCCGCTCGGCGTCGCGATGAACAAGGGGCTGACCATCCGCACCGCCCAACAGCACGGCCAGCGGTACGTCCCCGAACTCCTCGACCACGTCGCGGAGGGCCGGATGGACCCCTCGTATCTGGCGACTCACGAGTTCTCGCTCGAAGAGTCACCTCGCGGCTACGAGATGTTCAAAGAGAAGGAAGACGGCTGTGTCAGAGCCGTTTTCCGGCCCTGAAACGCTCTTTTCTCTCTTCTCGAAAACTCACTCCCGATTCCGCAGGTAGTGGAACACGTACGTCTGGGCGTACCCGGCGTACTCGCCGCCGAACTCCGACCGAATCGCGTCCGAGGTGGCGGCGTACGACCCCCGCTCGCAGTGGGGGTAGTACTCGCCGATGGCGGTCTGAATCCACGTGTCGAGCGGGACCGCTTCGAGATAGCCCAGCGAAAAGAGAAGCACGCAGTCCGCCACCTTGTCGCCGACGCCGACGAACGCTTGTATCTCGTCGCGGGCCTCACGGTAGTCGAGTCCCCGAACGTCGTCAGCCGTCGCCTCGCCCGAGGAGACCAACTCCGCGGAACGCTGGACGTAGGGCGCGCGATAACCTAAGCCTAACTCGCGG is a window encoding:
- a CDS encoding zinc-dependent alcohol dehydrogenase produces the protein MRALCWEGVEDLRVEDVPDPELVNPRDVVLEVGLTTTCGSDLHFIDGYLPTMREGDVIGHEFMGEVREVGRKVESVEEGDRVVVPSFVGCGNCGYCVDDLWSLCDNTNPNPELQEPILGYPTAGIYGYTHAFGGYAGSHAEYVRVPHADANCFAVPDELSDEQALFASDAWPTGYMGADFCDIEEGDTVAVWGCGGVGLMAQQSAALMGAERVVGIDRFPERLRMARNEAGSETIDYTEVDSVVDELKAMTGGRGPDACIDAVGMEAHGTGPMHAYDEAKQRMRLHTDRGEALRQAMVACRKGGTLSILGVYGVMDKFPLGVAMNKGLTIRTAQQHGQRYVPELLDHVAEGRMDPSYLATHEFSLEESPRGYEMFKEKEDGCVRAVFRP